From Carya illinoinensis cultivar Pawnee chromosome 5, C.illinoinensisPawnee_v1, whole genome shotgun sequence, one genomic window encodes:
- the LOC122310154 gene encoding disease resistance protein Roq1-like → MKMQRWKEALTEVVGLFGFTLGDRYEPKIIQKIVQEVLRSINGKYLNVSKHPVGIEYRVRDVHNMLLSVGVNDTRILGIFGIGGVGKTSLAKAIYNSFIDQFEGSGFLANVRETSKQENGLIQLQETFLRKILGEKSLKVENIDDGINLIKETVCGKRVLLLLDDVDQLFQINNLLEECDWFGFGSIIFITTRDEHLLTSYNVHLRHKVKELNHDEAFRLFCWNAFKNEKPHNGFVQITKDVIRYNGGLPLALTVLGSYLHNRDIHHWKSALEKYKRIPHNDIQEKLRIGYDGLEENEKCIFLDIACFFTGEKEEYVTKILDGCGFFPNSGIKVLMDKSLIIIDESRKLVMHDLLKDTDREIGTNKIQGILIELPEQDFIKLSPEAFSEMKRLRIFINRNANFTRRPNYLSNELRLLDWHGYPSQSFPWNFHGNKLISLIMEESLIKELGNGMKNFQNLKTMKFVSCRFLTKIIDVLGLQSLEALQIERCENLVEIHQSVGFLDKLDNLKINNCQSLASFPRSLKLRYLKSLDLRFCKRLKKFAEIESEMKCLTIVLLAGTTI, encoded by the exons ATGAAGATGCAGAGGTGGAAAGAAGCCCTTACAGAAGTGGTTGGTTTGTTTGGGTTCACTTTAGGAGATAG GTATGAAcctaaaattattcaaaaaattgtTCAAGAGGTTTTAAGGTCAATAAATggtaaatatttaaatgtttccaaGCATCCGGTTGGAATTGAGTATAGAGTACGGGATGTCCATAATATGCTTCTAAGTGTGGGAGTGAATGATACACGCATACTAGGTATATTTGGAATTGGTGGAGTTGGTAAGACTAGTCTCGCTAAAGCAATCTACAACTCATTTATTGATCAGTTTGAAGGTAGTGGCTTTCTCGCAAATGTTAGAGAAACTTCAAAGCAAGAGAATGGCTTAATTCAATTGCAAGAGACATTTCTTCGAAAAATACTTGGAGAAAAAAGTTTGAAGGTTGAAAATATTGATGATGGAATCAATCTCATAAAGGAGACGGTTTGTGGCAAAAGGGTTCTTTTActtcttgatgatgtggatcAGTTGTTCCAAATTAATAACTTACTTGAAGAATGtgattggtttggttttggaaGTATAATCTTTATAACAACAAGAGATGAACATTTATTAACTAGTTATAATGTTCATTTACGACATAAGGTGAAGGAATTGAATCACGACGAAGCTTTTCGCCTGTTTTGTTGGAATGCcttcaaaaatgaaaaacctCATAATGGTTTCGTACAAATCACAAAAGATGTGATTCGCTACAATGGGGGTCTTCCATTGGCTTTAACAGTGCTAGGCTCATATCTACATAATAGAGACATTCATCATTGGAAAAGTGCTTTAGAGAAGTACAAAAGAATTCCTCACAATGATATTCAAGAAAAGCTTAGGATAGGCTATGATGgtttggaagaaaatgaaaagtgtATTTTCCTAgacattgcatgtttctttacaggagagaaagaagaatatGTTACTAAAATACTTGATGGTTGTGGTTTCTTTCCAAATAGCGGTATCAAAGTACTAATGGATAAGTCTCTCATAATCATTGATGAGAGTCGCAAATTAGTCATGCATGACTTACTCAAAGATACGGATAGAGAAATT GGAACAAACAAAATTCAAGGCATATTGATAGAGTTGCCTGAACAAGATTTTATAAAGTTGAGCCCTGAAGCTTTCTCGGAGATGAAAAGGCTTAGGATATTTATAAATCGTAATGCAAACTTTACAAGAAGGCCTAATTATCTCTCTAATGAGTTGAGACTGCTTGATTGGCATGGATATCCTAGTCAATCTTTCCCATGGAACTTCCATGGAAATAAACTCATCAGTTTAATAATGGAAGAAAGCTTGATCAAAGAATTGGGAAATGGAATGAAG AACTTTCAGAATTTGAAAACTATGAAATTTGTTAGTTGTAGATTCCtaacaaaaattattgatgtgtTGGGACTCCAGAGTTTAGAGGCATTGCAGATTGAGCGTTGTGAGAACTTGGTTGAGATACATCAATCTGTTGGGTTCCTTGATAAACTCGACAATTTGAAAATTAACAATTGTCAGAGCCTTGCTAGTTTTCCAAGATCCCtaaaattgagatatttaaAAAGTCTTGATCTTCGTTTTTGCAAAAGGCTAAAAAAGTTTGCTGAAATTGAGAGTGAAATGAAATGTTTGACAATTGTTCTATTAGCAGGCACTACTATATAG
- the LOC122310156 gene encoding protein FAR1-RELATED SEQUENCE 5-like yields the protein MPPYNQYQSSSNLEYLRQEMPPASTTPNSVESEFEENVGSCHDADEMFFDINEDLEGSTIVSNDEVQVEPPRSGMEFDSEKELIAYYKQYAKQEGFGVRTQRTKRDDDGRPVYLTIGCARGGKYYPKPSTNILKPRATTKTGCKVKVNATLNCHEKWVLTTVENSHNHITLSPKKSRLLRSHKHLDEYSQRILDLNDRAGIRMHKNFYSLVVDTGGYENLAFQEKDCKNYIDKARYLRLGKGGSDALNEYCKGMRDQNDGFVSYMDEDDDGRLRNVFWADARSRAAYEYLRDVVSFNTTYLTNRYEKLGSHAKFNYGLKTDIQSALYDSHTTTEFEESWGQLLAKYDLFGTN from the exons ATGCCACCTTATAATCAGTACCAGTCGTCAAGTAATCTGGAATACTTGAGGCAAGAAATGCCTCCCGCATCAACGACACCAAATAGTGTAGAATctgaatttgaagaaaatgttggaaGTTGTCATGATGCTGATG AAATGTTCTTCGACATAAATGAAGATTTAGAGGGTAGCACTATTGTCTCGAATGATGAGGTACAAGTTGAACCACCAAGATCTGGTATGGAGTTTGACAGTGAGAAAGAGCTTATTGCCTACTATAAGCAGTATGCCAAGCAAGAAGGTTTTGGCGTAAGGACACAGAGGACTAAAagagatgatgatgggaggCCTGTGTATCTGACTATTGGTTGTGCCCGTGGCGGAAAGTACTATCCGAAGCCAAGCACTAATATCTTAAAGCCACGAGCAACAACTAAAACGGGTTGTAAGGTGAAGGTAAATGCAACGTTGAACTGCCATGAGAAGTGGGTTTTGACTACTGTAGAAAACTCTCACAACCATATTACTTTGAGCCCCAAGAAAAGTAGACTATTGCGGTCGCACAAGCATCTAGATGAATATAGTCAGAGGATCCTCGATCTGAATGATAGAGCTGGTATACGAATGCACAAGAACTTTTATTCTCTTGTTGTTGACACGGGGGGTTATGAGAATTTGGCTTTTCAAGAGAAAGATTGTAAGAATTATATTGACAAAGCTAGATACTTAAGGTTGGGTAAAGGAGGTAGTGATGCACTTAATGAGTATTGCAAAGGAATGAGAGATCAGAACGATGGCTTTGTTTCTTACATGGACGAGGATGATGATGGAAGGCTACGGAATgtgttttgggctgatgcacggAGTCGAGCCGCCTATGAGTATCTTAGAGACGTTGTATCCTTCAATACAACGTACCTAACAAATAGGTATG AGAAGTTAGGATCGCATGCCAAATTCAACTATGGGTTGAAAACTGACATTCAGTCTGCATTATATGATTCACATACCACCACAGAATTTGAGGAGAGCTGGGGTCAACTACTTGCAAAGTATGATCTGTTCGGCACCAATTAG
- the LOC122310157 gene encoding protein FAR-RED ELONGATED HYPOCOTYL 3-like, whose protein sequence is MNAFFDGYVHAGTTLKEFVDQFNNALRKKVDVETTVDFNCTNQTIPCISPFNIEKQFKKVYTNAKFKEVQRELMGLMCCNCWLVSTQGCILTFHVLDEISFDEQTKRVHYSIYYNEDECEVKCTCGLFEMREIICRHGLRVCQLKNINVLPDVYFLDRWRKDLKRHYTLIRSSYDDVWGRSDTRNYELMIQRCSKLAAKISSNTDKVHAFLHYVDEFDKTCIGSTCDSTFQSTQASPTVEKDKGTVESFLDVAGLYFALTQLKMAAEWLEHSLQKFSVTAIEDRLQDGVPKAIETVRKAVDAVI, encoded by the exons atgaatgcattttttgacggGTATGTCCATGCTGGGACGACATTGAAGGAATTTGTCGACCAATTCAATAATGCTCTTAGAAAGAAAGTGGATGTCGAGACAACTGTTGATTTCAATTGTACCAACCAAACTATCCCCTGCATCTCCCCTTTCAACATTGAGAAACAGTTTAAAAAAGTCTATACCAATGCAAAGTTTAAGGAGGTCCAACGAGAGTTGATGGGCCTAATGTGTTGTAATTGTTGGTTGGTAAGCACACAAGGTTGCATTTTAACATTTCATGTGTTGGATGAAATATCGTTTGATGAGCAGACCAAAAGAGTTCATTACTCAATTTACTATAACGAAGATGAGTGTGAGGTAAAATGCACTTGTGGATTGTTTGAGATGAGGGAGATTATATGTAGGCATGGACTTAGAGTTTGtcagttgaaaaatattaatgtgcTGCCAGATGTATATTTCCTAGATCGATGGAGAAAGGACTTAAAAAGGCATTACACACTAATCAGAAGTAGTTATGATGACGTGTGGGGTAGGTCAGACACGCGTAATTACGAGCTGATGATCCAAAGATGTTCGAAATTAGCAGCCAAAATATCCTCAAACACTGACAAAGTCCATGCATTTCTGCACTATGTTGACGAGTTTGATAAAACATGCATCGGTTCAACGTGTGACTCGACATTCCAATCAACTCAGGCGAGCCCAACAGTGGAGAAAGATAAGG GAACTGTTGAAAGCTTCCTAGATGTTGCTGGGCTTTACTTTGCCCTGACTCAGTTGAAAATGGCAGCAGAATG GTTAGAACATTCGTTGCAAAAGTTCAGTGTTACTGCAATAGAAGACCGTCTACAG GATGGTGTCCCAAAAGCAATAGAAACAGTAAGGAAAGCAGTGGATGCAGTAATTTGA